Below is a window of bacterium DNA.
ATTCTGTCTGGCATTTCATTTCTCATCGCTGTAATATACCTGTCAAATCTTTCATTATATTTTTTTTCACTCATTTTAACCCCCTATTTCTGATATATTTTCCATAAATTTTCATCAAATTCAACGGTTCTTCCTGGACAGTTTTTTCTTCTACATATTTTACAACTTCTGTAATCTTTTTCAGATGAAAATAAAAATCCTGAAATTGACTTATTTGGTACCATCAAAAACGACTCTGTTAATTTCACACCAATAAGATTTTCAACATCTCCAAAAAGAGAAAAAAGTTCTCTCTGTTGTTCAATTGGCCAGACATATTTTTCACTTGCTCCAGGGCTCATAACTATCAAATCTTTCAAGAAATACCTTTCTTTCAAATAATCAAATAAATACCTTCTTGCCATTCCTAAAAAATATTCTTTAATTGTATCCCACCAGTAATTTTTCAAAATGTCCTCTTTAAAATTTAATCGGTCAAGTTCTTTTCCACATGTTGCAATAAAAACAAATACCTTTTCAACATTTTCAAGATTTTTCCTTAAAATTTTACTTTCAAATTTAACTCCATTTATAATTACTGCTTCTTCCAGTTTTTCATCTATAAATCCTTCAATATAAACTGCCTTCGGTCTTCCTATTTCAAGTGCTTTCCCAATCAATTTCAGAAACTCATTTTCATCTTCACTCCCTTTTTCAATTTTTAATCTTTCTATCAAATATTCTTTATTTACTTCAATTTTAAAATCTTTAAGTATCTCCATTTCCTCTCCTTTCTAAAATTTTATTATCTGTTCAATACCCTCTCTTATAAATTTTATTCCCAATGCGGCAAGAAAAAGAGATAGAATTTTTATAAGTCCTTTTATGCCTGTTTTCCCTATTGCGTGTGAAATATTTTGAGAATAAAAAAGAATAAAGTAAGCAAAAACAGTATTTAAGAAAAGACAGATTAAAGTTATTCCTGTACCATAAAATTTTTTTGAAATTAAAATTGTTGTCAAAAAAGCAGGACCCGCAAGTAAAGGAATGGCAAGCGGAACTATTGCAAGTTCTTCTTCCTCAACTTTAAACTGACTTGCTCCTATAAATTCTGTTATTGAAAAAATCAAAAGGATTATACCACTTGCTATAAGAAAATCACTAAATGAAATTTTAAGAAATTTAAATAAAAACTCACCAAAATAAAGAAATAAAACACCAACAACAAAACAAATAGAAATTGAGATAAAAAGGATTCTGTTTTTCCTTTCTTTTGTAAAATTGTGCGTATAACTTACATAAAAAGGAATTGTTCCAACAGGGTCAAGTGTAATAAAAAGCGAAAGTAAAGAAGCAATAAATTTTTCCATCATTTTCTCCCTTTTGCAAGGTCTAACCTTGCGGTTATGCGCGCCTGGCCAGATTTGAACTGGCGACCCTTGGATTCGAAGTCCACCGCTCTATCCGAACTGAGCTACAGGCGCTATCAATAATTTTACTTTTATTTTGAATATATGGTCAATCTTTTTATGAGGGAAAAATTAAGAAGAAATTTTATCGCCAGTCAATTAAAATACCGGTGGGTCTTTTTTCACTTTCAAGCAATAATGAATAAATTTCCGGTATTTTATCTTTTTTTATTCTATGCGTTATCAACTTATCAACCTTTAATATTCCATCCCTTAAAAACTCCATTGAAAGAATTCTATTTTTAACCTGAGAAAATGGATAATAAGGGACTTTTTCTACAGGACATTTTGGCTGATGTGCTCCTATTATTTTAAGTTCTTTAAGTATAATATCATCGTTGACCTTAAAAGAAATGAGTTCGTTTGTATAAGACGTTAAAATTAATCTACCCCACATCCCAAGAATATTTTTTGCTATATTTATTGTTGATGCCTTTGTAACTGCTTCAATAACCACATTTAACATCTCACCGTTTGTTATTTTTGAAATCTCTTCCTCTAAATTAACTTTATCAGGATTAAAACAATAATCGGCTCCATATTCTTCTGCTATCTTCAATCTCTCATCATTTATATCTATTCCTATTACAGGTCTTGCACCGGATATTTTTGATAGTTGTAAACATAAAGACCCAACCATACCAAGACCTAAAATTCCCACACTTTCACAAAGTTTTATTTCTGCCCTTTCTACTATATGAAATGCGACACTTCCGAGTATTCCAACTGTAGCAATATCTGGAGGAACACCCTCGGGAACTTTTACAATCCATTGTGGAGAACACTTTACTTTAACATAGGAGGCGTGCGGTGCAAGAGCAAGTATCCTGTCTCCTTCATTTATTGCCACATTTTTCCCTTTTTCAACAACTATTCCAACAAATGAATATCCCAGCCATGCTTCTCTTTTTTCTTTTTGAGCCATTTTTATAGATGCGACTTCTGTTCCAACACTAATCTGGGTCCACTCTGCCTTTACTATTATTTCATCATCACAAACATCTTTGATTTCTTCTTCTCTCAATACAACCTTCTCACCATCAAATACAACCCTTTCACTTTTATAAACTATCTTTTTCCCCTTTTTGAATATATTTTAGAATAGAAAGAGGATTTTTTACAATTATTTTATTGTTTTCTTCTTTCTCTTCTTCATC
It encodes the following:
- a CDS encoding zinc-binding alcohol dehydrogenase, whose amino-acid sequence is MREEEIKDVCDDEIIVKAEWTQISVGTEVASIKMAQKEKREAWLGYSFVGIVVEKGKNVAINEGDRILALAPHASYVKVKCSPQWIVKVPEGVPPDIATVGILGSVAFHIVERAEIKLCESVGILGLGMVGSLCLQLSKISGARPVIGIDINDERLKIAEEYGADYCFNPDKVNLEEEISKITNGEMLNVVIEAVTKASTINIAKNILGMWGRLILTSYTNELISFKVNDDIILKELKIIGAHQPKCPVEKVPYYPFSQVKNRILSMEFLRDGILKVDKLITHRIKKDKIPEIYSLLLESEKRPTGILIDWR
- a CDS encoding vitamin B12 dependent-methionine synthase activation domain-containing protein, with the translated sequence MEILKDFKIEVNKEYLIERLKIEKGSEDENEFLKLIGKALEIGRPKAVYIEGFIDEKLEEAVIINGVKFESKILRKNLENVEKVFVFIATCGKELDRLNFKEDILKNYWWDTIKEYFLGMARRYLFDYLKERYFLKDLIVMSPGASEKYVWPIEQQRELFSLFGDVENLIGVKLTESFLMVPNKSISGFLFSSEKDYRSCKICRRKNCPGRTVEFDENLWKIYQK
- a CDS encoding MarC family protein, whose product is MEKFIASLLSLFITLDPVGTIPFYVSYTHNFTKERKNRILFISISICFVVGVLFLYFGEFLFKFLKISFSDFLIASGIILLIFSITEFIGASQFKVEEEELAIVPLAIPLLAGPAFLTTILISKKFYGTGITLICLFLNTVFAYFILFYSQNISHAIGKTGIKGLIKILSLFLAALGIKFIREGIEQIIKF